Part of the BD1-7 clade bacterium genome, TGTGAGCCGCCAGTATCTGGCCGAGCACCCATCGATGCATGACGTCAGTGATATTGAAGACTGGGTGGTACTCGCGATGCCCGCGTTTGGCAATCAATTTGAACAATGGATTGAAAGCCTAGGTGACAAAGGCAGAGTTTCAATCAAAACCAACGCCACAGACCTAGCCATAGAGGCCGTGGCCGGTGGCGCAGGGGCATGTTTTTTACCCGAGCTGCGAGCCGCTGAACGTACAGAGTTAACGCCCCTAGATTTGGATCCGTTCGATTCGACATTAGGAATCTGGTTATTGACGCATAAAGATCTTCGCTACCAACCCAGCATCCGTCGCTTTATGCGTTTTATGGCAGAAGATTTACAGAAGAAGTTACCCGAGTACGCCATCAATACTGGGGAATTCGTCTAGCCAAAGCACGAATAGATGCCCAAACCGGATGCCCCGGCAGAAATATAAATGCCCGATTCAAAGGCGAAAAAAAAGCGCTAAACAGCGCTTTTTTGAAGGTAACGAGCGTTGGCAATTACTTAACCGCAGTCAACCACTCCGGGTTTTGACTACGACGGCCTTTCACCTGATCAAAATACATTGCCTGCATCTTTGTCGTAATCGGCCCACGAACGCCTTCGCCAATTTTACGCGAATCCAGCTCACGAATCGGCAGTACTTCAGCGGCAGTACCGGTGAAGAAAGCCTCATCTGCCACGTACACTTCATCACGCGTGATGCGCTTCTCTTCAACTTCTAGGCCTAGCTCTTTGGCGAAGTGGAAGATGGTGTTACGGGTGATACCGTCAAGGCAGGAAGTCAGCTCTGGCGTGTAGATTTTACCATCGCGGATGATAAAGATATTTTCGCCGCTGCCTTCAGCCACATAACCTTCGTTATCCAGCAACAAAGCTTCTTCCGCGCCGCTATCTAGTGCTTCACGCAATGCCAGCATGGAGTTGATGTAATGGCCATTGGCTTTGGCTTTACACATAGAGATATTAACGTGGTGACGGGTATACGATGATGTACGAACCTTGATGCCGATTTCACGCGCTTCAGGGCTCATATAAGCCGGCCAATCCCAAGCAGCAACAATCACATGTGCTTTAAGGTTATCAGCACGCAGGCCCATACCTTCTGAGCCGTAAAAACACATGGGGCGCAGGTACGCTTCATCCAAGTTGTTTTCACGCACAACGGCACGCTGTGCTTCATTCAATTCTTCTTTGCTGTAAGGAACTTCCATCTGCAGAATGTGAGCAGAACGAAACAACCGATCGGTATGCTCATTCAAACGGAAGATACATGGGCCTTGGTCAGCCGTGTTGTAGGCACGAACACCTTCAAACACACCCAGGCCATAATGCAGTGTGTGGGTTAAGACGTGGACTTTGGCATCTTTCCATGGCACCAATTCACCATCAAACCAAATTACCCCTTCACGATCAGCCATGGACATTGTTTTCTAGCTCCGACTCAAACGACTATTTCAAGACCTATAACAAACACGACCACACTCACTTAGGAGGCTCTATCGTATTCGTTGATTTCACGATAAATGTCTCGCACCCTCAACTTACCGGGAGCGAACAACACCTGTATTTGCTGCGCTATTGTACTGTTTTTACGCGCATCTGGGTTGTATCAGCTTACTGGCTTCAGGCATTTCCAGCCCGTTCCCACGTTACCGACAACCGTGATGGCTGCGCAAACGACGATTCACAAACCGCCTAGCCATCACATGAAAAATGCCGGCGATCTGGAACATACGTTACTCAACAGCAACATCCAGATTGGTCCGACATTCATCATCACCTGCACCTAGCAAACGACACCACAGCGCTTTTACAGCCTGTCGGTGACGTAAGAAATCAGCCGCGGGGGCTTCATTTTTCTCTTGCCTGAGCCCCAATTTATGGCCATAAGAGCGGTACGCTTGATAAGCAGCAACCACATCTCGGCGCTCAAACTCGGTGATCAGACCGGTGTCTGCCAACAGTTCGAGTATCCGGATATTGTCGGTAAATCGGGTCAATTCCGGATGTTCGCGCGACCAAGCAAGAACCGCGTACTGTACCATAAATTCAATATCAACGATGCCCCAACGGCTGTGTTTTAAATGAAATATCTCGGATGCTGGCGATCTTGCGTAAGTCGGTGCCAGGTTATCGTGCATCTTCTTACGCATTTTGATCACTTCACACGCCAGCTCTTCATGTGAACGCTCGCGCATTAAGGTCGCTTTGCGAATTTTTTTGAAACCCTGGCCCACAGCCATTGATCCGGCAACGATACGGCCACGCACGAGTGCTTGATGCTCCCATGTCCAAGCTTCGTTATCCTGATAACGCTCAAAGGCATCCAGTGAACTTACCAACAAGCCTTTGCCGCCGGATGGCCGCAGACGCATATCGACTTCATACAGCTGCCCTAGCTGCGTGCGCGTTGACAACATATGAATGATGCGTTGCCCCAAACGGGTAAAAAATTGGCGGGAGTCGACGGGCTTGTCGCCATCCGTTGTGCCTTGATCACAGCCCTGATACAAAAATACCAAATCAAGATCCGAGTTATGGCCCAGCTCGATACCGCCCAACTTGCCATAGGCAACAACGGCAAAGTTTGTGTCCATACAAGGCTCACCGCTGACTGATGGGCAACCGTGTTTGTTCACCATGAAATCCCAGCTGAGCTGCAACACATAGTTGAGGATCGCCTCGGCCACATAACTGAGATAATCGGACACTTTAAACAGGGGAAGTTCGCCCGTCGCCTCGGCCACGACAATGTTCATTTGCCGCGCCAGCTTGAAGTAACGCAGCATATCCATATGGTCTTCGAGATCATCTTCATTGATGCGCAGTGAGTGCTGGCGCAGGCTTTCACGTAATTCGTTAGGCTCGGGCACATGCCGCAGGCCTTTTTCAGTGAGTAATTCATCCAATAACACTGGGTGATGAATCAACTGCTGCATAACCCAGGTGCTTACGCTGGCAATGGTAATCAGGCGATCGAGTGCCTTGGGGTTTTCGTTCAAGAGCACCAAATAAGTCGTACGGCGAAGCACCGACTCCACTAGCTTCACCATCAATTCAACCGCGTTAATACGATGGGTTTGCGCCTGCAGGCAGGCCAACATCTGCTCGGCAAATTTATCCACACGTTCACGTGCGACGTCATCGAGCTTGGCGAGTGTTTTGTTCTCTCGCAGCTCAACTAGGCAGTTGGTTTCATGAGTATCAAAACCATGGGCTTGCAGCTCATCACGAAGCTGCGTCACGTCATCACTGGCCCATGCATCCGCCCACGCCTGCTGTACTTCATCAGTTTCTTCGTCAACTTCTTCAACAACGTGGTCAAAGTGTTCACGCACACGGGTACGGTGCACGCCATAGGCTGCCATAAATGCCGCCCAATCCTCGTACCCTAATGCATAGGCAATGCGCAGCTGGCCATCTTCATCATTGGGTAAACGCTGGGTTTGTTCGTCATTCAATGCTTGAATGGCATGCTCTGCATTACGCAAAAACACATACGCGGCGAGTAATTCATCACTGGCGTTTTCAGGTAACGCACCGGCTGTATCGAGGTGTTGATACACCTGCCGCAAGCTGCGGGTTTGCAGTTTTTCATCACGACCGCCATATATCAGCTGGTAAGCTTGAGCGATAAATTCAATTTCGCGTATACCACCAGCACCCAACTTAACATCGTCCTGCTTGCCTAAACGGCGCACTTCACGGGTGATCAAGCTTTTCATATCGCGCAATGCTTGAATGGCTGAGAAGTCGGTATAACGGCGATACACAAACGGCCGTAAATCACGCATTAGGGATGCACCCGCTGCACCACCCACCACGTCGCGGGCCTTGATCATGGCGTAGCGTTCCCATTCACGACCTTGATCTTCGTAATAGATTTCCATCGCTGCAAAATTCATCGCCAACGCGCCGCTTTGGCCATAGGGGCGCAAACGCATATCAACCCGAAACACAAAACCGTCAATGGAGACTTTGTCGAGCGATTTGATCAGGCGCTGCCCTAGTCGCGTAAAAAACATCTGATTGGCAAGCGGCTTATCGCCGTTGGTGGTGCCGCTTTCTTCGAAAGCAAACATCAGATCGATATCCGATGATAAATTCAGCTCATGGGCACCGAGTTTCCCCATGCCCAAAACAACCAGATGCTGAGGCTCACCCGATGACTCGCCGATCGGCACACCGTGCTTCTGGGCTAGCTTGTGGTAGTGAAATTCAACTGTTTCGTGGATACAAACATCCGCAAATACCGACAATTCTTCAACTAACATCCAAGTATCACAAAGCCGGTTGAGATCACGATAGATAAACCGGCTCATCTGCCGGTGGCGTGTTTCGCGTAGCGCTTGATCAAAGCCGATTTCATCATCGGGCAACCCTGCAAACAAAGCGCTGAATGCCTCCTTCGACATGGGGT contains:
- the ilvE gene encoding Branched-chain-amino-acid aminotransferase, coding for MSMADREGVIWFDGELVPWKDAKVHVLTHTLHYGLGVFEGVRAYNTADQGPCIFRLNEHTDRLFRSAHILQMEVPYSKEELNEAQRAVVRENNLDEAYLRPMCFYGSEGMGLRADNLKAHVIVAAWDWPAYMSPEAREIGIKVRTSSYTRHHVNISMCKAKANGHYINSMLALREALDSGAEEALLLDNEGYVAEGSGENIFIIRDGKIYTPELTSCLDGITRNTIFHFAKELGLEVEEKRITRDEVYVADEAFFTGTAAEVLPIRELDSRKIGEGVRGPITTKMQAMYFDQVKGRRSQNPEWLTAVK
- the glnE gene encoding Bifunctional glutamine synthetase adenylyltransferase/adenylyl-removing enzyme, which gives rise to MTELATIEQTLEDAFPDALKPRISKAWQAIFEAATDEQACQLSEQLIDKARLTRLNRCLAVSDYLARQWARKPQILLDVLVSDTLDHPMSKEAFSALFAGLPDDEIGFDQALRETRHRQMSRFIYRDLNRLCDTWMLVEELSVFADVCIHETVEFHYHKLAQKHGVPIGESSGEPQHLVVLGMGKLGAHELNLSSDIDLMFAFEESGTTNGDKPLANQMFFTRLGQRLIKSLDKVSIDGFVFRVDMRLRPYGQSGALAMNFAAMEIYYEDQGREWERYAMIKARDVVGGAAGASLMRDLRPFVYRRYTDFSAIQALRDMKSLITREVRRLGKQDDVKLGAGGIREIEFIAQAYQLIYGGRDEKLQTRSLRQVYQHLDTAGALPENASDELLAAYVFLRNAEHAIQALNDEQTQRLPNDEDGQLRIAYALGYEDWAAFMAAYGVHRTRVREHFDHVVEEVDEETDEVQQAWADAWASDDVTQLRDELQAHGFDTHETNCLVELRENKTLAKLDDVARERVDKFAEQMLACLQAQTHRINAVELMVKLVESVLRRTTYLVLLNENPKALDRLITIASVSTWVMQQLIHHPVLLDELLTEKGLRHVPEPNELRESLRQHSLRINEDDLEDHMDMLRYFKLARQMNIVVAEATGELPLFKVSDYLSYVAEAILNYVLQLSWDFMVNKHGCPSVSGEPCMDTNFAVVAYGKLGGIELGHNSDLDLVFLYQGCDQGTTDGDKPVDSRQFFTRLGQRIIHMLSTRTQLGQLYEVDMRLRPSGGKGLLVSSLDAFERYQDNEAWTWEHQALVRGRIVAGSMAVGQGFKKIRKATLMRERSHEELACEVIKMRKKMHDNLAPTYARSPASEIFHLKHSRWGIVDIEFMVQYAVLAWSREHPELTRFTDNIRILELLADTGLITEFERRDVVAAYQAYRSYGHKLGLRQEKNEAPAADFLRHRQAVKALWCRLLGAGDDECRTNLDVAVE